One window of the Micropterus dolomieu isolate WLL.071019.BEF.003 ecotype Adirondacks linkage group LG08, ASM2129224v1, whole genome shotgun sequence genome contains the following:
- the LOC123974627 gene encoding ubiquitin carboxyl-terminal hydrolase 11-like, with protein MTANSRCSAAEPPGLETQRREIESLLRECELRAGDTWYVVERRWYEQWKEFVENGDQNSSSFPGQIDNTELFEDLDSYHLKERLVENEDFMLVPAEAWHKLLAWYGMVEGQPPLERKVVDLPSTLKVEVYPVEIFLCLHCNMENVITAQFSRTDSIQSIQRAMCEAFSVPPGSECRLWMKSSDSSCERLRNIHVSVLDACLSSGMTVIMETRNADGTWPSSRPQIMTERSRLQLK; from the exons ATGACGGCCAACAGCCGCTGCTCCGCCGCGGAGCCTCCGGGCCTGGAGACCCAACGGCGGGAGATCGAGTCTCTGCTGCGGGAGTGTGAGCTTCGCGCTGGGGACACTTG gtacGTGGTGGAGCGCCGTTGGTATGAACAGTGGAAGGAGTTTGTGGAGAACGGAGACCAGAACTCGTCGTCCTTCCCCGGTCAGATTGACAACACTGAGCTGTTCGAGG ATCTGGACTCGTACCACCTGAAGGAGCGTCTGGTGGAGAACGAGGACTTCATGTTGGTGCCGGCTGAGGCCTGGCACAAGCTGCTGGCCTGGTACGGCATGGTGGAGGGCCAGCCGCCGCTAGAGCGCAAG gtggtGGACCTGCCCAGCACGCTGAAGGTGGAGGTTTACCCCGTTGAGATCTTCCTCTGTCTTCATTGCAACATGGAGAACGTCATCACCGCACAGTTCAGCCGCACCGACAGCATAC agtcGATCCAGAGGGCGATGTGCGAGGCCTTCTCGGTGCCTCCGGGCTCAGAGTGTCGTCTGTGGATGAAGAGTTCGGACAGCAGCTGCGAGCGTCTCAGGAACATCCACGTGAGCGTGTTGGACGCCTGTTTGAGCTCAGGGATG acgGTGATTATGGAGACGAGGAATGCCGACGGCACCTGGCCGAGCTCCAGACCTCAGATCAT